Proteins from a genomic interval of Parcubacteria group bacterium ADurb.Bin159:
- the mtnA gene encoding Methylthioribose-1-phosphate isomerase — protein MDNPKNKLKQTYRKIKNLEIQGATAVAKNSVIALKNYGLNIKINNLLKWKEEIKSASKYLSSARPTEPMAQNGLKFVLETIKKEKPQNVIQAKNYLKKAANDFLILIEDISLNIIALGKTEIKNNENILTHCHSYLVEQILIQAKKAGKNFKVFNTETRPLFQGHITAKKLLKAKIPVTMVTDSSAAFLISSYSGKSLTMNKIILGADAILSDGSVINKIGSFGIGSSAKEENVPLYIAAPLLKFYPKSWIKIEKRSAKEIWAKAPKKLKIINFAFDKIPASYIKGIICEIGIIKPEQAQKYAKKLYPFI, from the coding sequence ATGGACAATCCAAAAAATAAATTAAAACAAACTTATCGAAAAATTAAAAATCTTGAGATTCAGGGAGCTACTGCTGTGGCTAAAAATTCGGTAATAGCTCTTAAAAATTACGGGCTAAATATTAAAATTAATAATTTATTAAAATGGAAAGAAGAAATTAAATCTGCCAGTAAATATCTTTCCTCAGCTCGTCCTACTGAACCAATGGCGCAAAATGGTTTAAAGTTTGTTTTAGAAACTATAAAAAAAGAAAAACCGCAAAATGTAATTCAGGCTAAAAATTATCTCAAAAAGGCAGCTAATGATTTTTTAATATTAATAGAGGACATTTCTTTAAACATTATTGCTTTAGGGAAAACAGAGATAAAAAATAATGAAAATATTTTAACTCATTGTCATTCTTACTTAGTAGAGCAGATATTAATTCAAGCCAAAAAAGCAGGCAAAAATTTCAAAGTTTTTAATACGGAAACAAGACCATTGTTCCAGGGACATATCACCGCTAAAAAATTATTAAAAGCAAAAATACCTGTAACTATGGTTACTGATTCTTCGGCCGCTTTTTTAATATCGTCTTATTCTGGGAAAAGTTTAACAATGAATAAAATTATATTAGGAGCTGATGCTATTTTGTCTGATGGCTCAGTTATCAATAAAATTGGCAGTTTTGGTATTGGTTCATCAGCCAAAGAAGAAAATGTTCCTTTATATATTGCCGCGCCGCTTTTGAAATTTTATCCTAAATCTTGGATTAAAATAGAAAAACGTTCAGCAAAAGAAATATGGGCTAAAGCGCCAAAAAAATTAAAAATTATTAATTTTGCTTTTGATAAAATCCCTGCTTCCTATATTAAGGGTATAATTTGCGAAATAGGGATTATTAAACCAGAACAAGCGCAAAAATACGCTAAAAAATTATACCCATTTATATGA
- the mreB_1 gene encoding Rod shape-determining protein MreB, translated as MRNLFSKEIGLDLGTTNIRVYVRGMGLVVNEPSIIAFNMRTQEVICFGEQSLRMLGKTPQHIRVVRPVEHGIISDFEVAEQMLRLIFEKINIRGGRPKIIAAIPLDVTEVERKSLEDISAQVGSKKTFLVERPMAAAIGNKLPVSEPIGNLIGEMGGGLVEIAVISLNGIVSSKSLKLGGETLNDCIINYVRDKFSIKLGWQTAEETKIKLISAWPLRPQRMKIKGKDLSTSLPKEIDLTDEDVRKATIDVLKTIVEAIKDTIDATPAELVADIYKRGISLNGGLALIPGFDKLIQEEINMPVHIADDPLTSVIRGIGIILEDFKNLKDVLLTPTIK; from the coding sequence ATGAGAAATTTATTTTCTAAAGAAATTGGTCTTGATTTAGGAACAACGAATATCAGAGTTTATGTTAGAGGGATGGGATTAGTGGTTAATGAGCCATCAATTATTGCCTTTAATATGAGAACTCAAGAGGTAATTTGTTTTGGCGAACAATCCTTACGAATGTTAGGGAAAACCCCCCAACATATTAGGGTTGTTAGGCCAGTGGAACACGGAATTATTTCCGATTTTGAAGTGGCTGAACAAATGCTTCGCCTTATTTTTGAAAAAATAAATATCAGGGGAGGACGGCCCAAAATTATTGCCGCCATTCCTTTAGATGTAACAGAAGTGGAAAGAAAATCATTAGAAGATATATCAGCGCAGGTGGGAAGTAAAAAGACGTTCTTAGTAGAACGTCCTATGGCAGCGGCTATCGGCAATAAACTTCCTGTTTCTGAACCAATTGGTAATTTAATTGGGGAAATGGGTGGAGGATTAGTAGAAATTGCTGTTATTTCGCTTAATGGAATTGTTTCTTCTAAATCATTAAAATTAGGAGGAGAAACACTTAATGACTGTATTATAAATTATGTTCGAGATAAATTCAGTATAAAATTAGGATGGCAAACAGCAGAAGAAACAAAAATTAAACTTATTTCAGCTTGGCCTTTAAGACCCCAAAGAATGAAAATTAAAGGCAAAGATCTTTCTACGAGTTTACCAAAAGAGATTGACCTAACTGATGAAGATGTAAGAAAAGCAACAATTGATGTTCTAAAAACTATAGTTGAGGCAATAAAAGATACTATTGATGCCACTCCTGCCGAGTTAGTAGCCGATATTTATAAAAGAGGAATTAGTTTAAATGGAGGATTGGCTTTAATCCCTGGGTTTGATAAATTAATTCAAGAAGAAATAAATATGCCTGTTCATATTGCTGATGACCCTCTTACTTCGGTTATTAGAGGAATTGGCATTATTCTGGAAGATTTCAAAAATCTTAAAGATGTGCTTTTAACACCAACAATAAAATAA
- the pdp gene encoding Pyrimidine-nucleoside phosphorylase: MFFLKAKQLDIKTGNSWIAVINEVDGHRFDLKAGDELVLNWKNKSTDIIIDLTSSLVKPGEIGFFQDVFSHYKIKNGELIELEIARHPVSLKAIRKKLLGERLTYKEIYSIVSDIVEYRLDEVEIAFFIASAFAHKNFSQKEIYYLTKAMALTGPTFNFGRKVADKHSIGGLPGNRITPIIVGIIGSFNICIPKTSSRAITSAAGTADTFEVLAPVTFKAKEIYNLVKKYNACLVWGGEKIAPADDRIIKVCYRLGIEPYSKMVVSIMAKKVAMGVKYLVLDIPVGKTTKITTYKKAEEIKELFENLAQRFKIKTKVVIHRAKGPIGRGIGPVLEARDILRVLEQKENRPKDLEKKAVELSGELLELIGRARKGEGRALALNSLKNGKALLKIREIIKAQGGDPNITSDKINLSNYKCNFLSTKTGKIIDINNKDLVELCRILGAPFRTQAGVYLDKTIGEKVKKGETLCTLYAPNSNYLNLVKEVIKKLKIFIIK, encoded by the coding sequence ATGTTTTTTTTAAAAGCAAAACAATTAGATATTAAAACAGGCAATTCTTGGATTGCTGTAATCAATGAAGTAGATGGCCATCGTTTTGACCTTAAAGCAGGAGACGAGCTTGTTTTAAATTGGAAAAATAAATCAACTGATATAATAATTGATTTAACTTCTTCTTTGGTTAAACCCGGAGAGATAGGTTTTTTCCAAGATGTTTTTTCTCATTATAAGATTAAAAATGGTGAGCTTATAGAATTAGAAATAGCTAGACACCCTGTTTCTTTGAAGGCGATTAGAAAAAAATTATTAGGAGAACGTCTTACCTATAAAGAAATATATTCTATTGTTTCTGATATAGTTGAATATAGATTGGACGAAGTTGAAATCGCTTTTTTTATTGCCAGCGCTTTTGCTCATAAAAATTTTTCTCAGAAAGAAATATATTATTTAACCAAAGCAATGGCTTTAACTGGCCCGACATTTAATTTTGGCCGTAAAGTTGCTGATAAACATTCTATTGGAGGATTACCCGGAAATCGCATTACCCCAATTATCGTGGGAATTATCGGAAGTTTTAATATTTGTATTCCCAAAACATCATCTCGGGCAATTACCTCAGCCGCTGGGACAGCTGACACTTTTGAGGTTTTAGCGCCAGTTACTTTTAAAGCTAAAGAAATTTATAATTTGGTTAAAAAATATAATGCCTGTTTGGTTTGGGGGGGAGAAAAAATCGCTCCTGCTGATGATAGAATTATTAAAGTGTGTTATCGTTTAGGGATTGAGCCCTATTCAAAAATGGTAGTAAGTATTATGGCCAAAAAAGTAGCGATGGGCGTGAAATATCTTGTTTTAGATATTCCAGTGGGGAAAACAACAAAAATTACTACCTACAAAAAAGCGGAAGAAATTAAAGAACTTTTTGAAAATTTAGCCCAGAGATTCAAAATTAAAACCAAAGTAGTAATTCATCGAGCGAAAGGTCCAATTGGCCGAGGAATAGGGCCTGTACTTGAAGCAAGAGATATTTTAAGAGTGCTGGAGCAGAAAGAGAATCGTCCTAAGGATTTAGAAAAAAAGGCAGTAGAATTATCAGGAGAACTTTTAGAGCTTATTGGCCGGGCAAGAAAAGGGGAGGGGAGAGCATTAGCCCTTAATTCTCTAAAAAACGGCAAAGCTCTTTTAAAAATACGAGAAATTATTAAAGCCCAAGGCGGAGATCCGAATATTACTTCTGATAAAATAAATTTATCTAATTATAAATGTAATTTTCTTTCTACAAAAACAGGTAAAATTATTGATATTAATAATAAAGATTTAGTAGAATTGTGCCGTATTTTAGGCGCACCTTTTAGAACGCAAGCCGGAGTTTATTTAGATAAAACAATAGGAGAAAAGGTCAAAAAAGGAGAAACATTATGCACTCTTTATGCGCCTAATTCAAATTATCTCAATTTAGTTAAGGAGGTGATTAAAAAATTAAAAATATTTATTATTAAATAA
- the cbbL gene encoding Ribulose bisphosphate carboxylase large chain, which produces MFKPDLKKYLISTLFLEPNKVSLKQAAESIAAESSIGTWTELNTLSQNIQKKLKAIVFEINPKTKIIKIAYPLALFEKGSIPQFLSNSAGNIFSMKLVKNLRLIDVDFPSSYIQSFPGPQIGKDNIKKIFKVTQNRPLIGLIMKPKLGLNPKEQANLTYLCFIGGVDLVKDDENLTNQNFNRFEKRVEYCLKAQRRAEKETGRIKICVFNITAETEEMIKRAKLVKKMGGRAIMVDVITAGFAALQTLRKQNLGLIIHAHRAMHSVMTRNKKHGISMLVLAKLLRLAGVDQLHTGTIIGKMEGGEEDVLKINNFLTSPWAGLKPVLPIASGGLHPELVPKLMKILGRDIIMNFGGGVHGHPEGTLAGAKAVYQAVEATCQNIPLKKYAKNHHELFIALEHFKK; this is translated from the coding sequence ATGTTTAAACCCGATCTTAAAAAGTATTTAATTAGCACTCTTTTTTTAGAACCAAACAAAGTATCTTTAAAACAAGCGGCAGAATCCATAGCTGCAGAATCGTCTATTGGCACTTGGACGGAACTTAATACTTTAAGCCAAAATATCCAAAAAAAATTAAAAGCTATAGTTTTTGAAATTAATCCTAAAACAAAAATAATAAAAATTGCTTATCCTCTGGCTTTATTTGAAAAGGGGAGCATCCCTCAATTTCTTTCTAATTCAGCGGGGAATATTTTCAGCATGAAGTTGGTTAAAAATTTACGGCTTATAGATGTTGATTTTCCTTCTTCTTATATTCAAAGTTTTCCCGGACCGCAAATAGGCAAAGATAATATTAAAAAAATTTTCAAGGTAACCCAAAATCGTCCTCTTATTGGTTTAATTATGAAACCAAAATTAGGACTTAATCCTAAAGAACAGGCTAATTTAACTTATCTTTGTTTTATAGGTGGAGTAGATTTGGTAAAAGATGACGAAAATTTAACTAACCAAAATTTTAATCGTTTTGAAAAAAGGGTAGAATATTGTCTAAAAGCGCAGAGAAGAGCCGAAAAAGAAACAGGCCGAATTAAAATATGCGTTTTTAATATCACTGCAGAGACAGAAGAAATGATAAAACGGGCTAAATTGGTTAAAAAAATGGGGGGTAGAGCAATAATGGTTGATGTAATAACCGCGGGATTTGCCGCTTTACAAACTTTACGCAAACAAAATTTGGGATTAATCATTCATGCTCATCGGGCAATGCATTCAGTAATGACTAGAAACAAAAAACACGGCATTTCTATGCTGGTTTTGGCTAAATTGTTGCGTTTAGCCGGAGTTGACCAGTTGCATACCGGCACAATTATTGGTAAAATGGAAGGAGGAGAGGAAGATGTTTTAAAAATAAATAATTTTTTAACTTCTCCTTGGGCTGGGCTAAAGCCTGTTTTACCTATTGCTTCTGGCGGTTTACATCCGGAATTAGTGCCAAAATTAATGAAAATTTTAGGCAGAGATATAATAATGAATTTTGGAGGAGGTGTTCACGGCCACCCGGAAGGAACTTTAGCCGGAGCCAAAGCTGTATATCAAGCAGTAGAAGCAACCTGTCAAAATATACCTCTTAAAAAATATGCTAAAAATCATCACGAGCTATTCATAGCATTAGAACACTTCAAAAAATAA